TGGCTACCCGCACGCCAGAATGGGCTGCCCCCCTGACCGGGCTCTCTGAGAAGAGCATCCGTGCGTTTGCCAAACTGTATGGTCAAGCGCGTGCCCCCTTCATCCGCCTGGGGTTGGGGATGAGTCGGCAAAAAAATGGGGCGGTCAACACCCATGCGGTCTCCTGCCTCCCGGCCATCACCGGCGCCTGGCAGCGCAAGGGAGGTGGTGCGCTCTTTGCCACCGGAGACGCCTTTTCAATAAAGAGCGAGGCGGTCAATCAACAAAGCCTCATGGAAAAGCCCACCCGGGTGCTGGACATGAGTCGCCTGGGACAATATCTCACCGACCCAACCACAGCCATCAAAAGCCTGCTGGTCTTCAACGCCAACCCTGCCGGCTCCTGCCCGGATTTAACCCGGGTTCACAAGGGGCTCCTTCGGGAGGATCTCTTTACAGTGGTCCACGAACTGGTGATGAGCGATACCGCCCGCTTGGCTGATGTGGTGCTTCCCGCTACCTCCTTTTTGGAACACGCCGACCTTTATAAATCCTACGGTCAATATACCTTGCAATATGCCGAGCCGGTTTTGCCCCCTTTTGAACAGGCCCGCTGCAACCACGATGTGGTGAATGCATTGGCCAAAGGCCTGGGGCTTTCGGAAAGATCTCCTAGCTTCAGCCTGACGGATGAAGAGACGGTGGGGCAAGTATTGGCGGATTCCCAGCTCCCTCCAGCAGACAATTGGCATGGCTTAAGCTGGTTGGACTGTGCTCCCAGCTGGGAGGAGCGTCACTTCCTGAACGGCTTTCCCCAGCCGGATCGCCGTTTCCATTTTTTTCCGGGATGGCCGGATCAGAGCATGCCCCCCATGCCCGACCACTGGCCGGTCAACCGTCGAGATCTACCGGAAGCCAAGCGCTATCCTCTGGATTTCATGACTCCCCCCGCTTTGGATGTGCTCAACACCACCTTCACCTCAGCCCCCGAAGCCACCAGGCGTCGCGGTCCCCCAACGCTCTGGATCCACCCGGAAGATGCCGCAAGCCGGGGAATCGGGGAGGGGGATCCTGTTGCAGTGTTCAATGATCTGGCGCGTCTGAGCCTCACAGCCCATGTCACCACCGATGTCTCTCCCGGGCTCTGTCTGGCAGAGACCAATTTCAAAGCCGAAGAGTTTCCCGAAGGGATCTCCTTAAACGCCCTCTCTCATAGCGACCCGGTCGCCCCTGATACCGGACCCGCTTTTCACGATAATCGCGTGGAGGTGATAAAAATCGAGAAGGCAGGGGAGAGCTGAAGCCAAAATGGTCGCGATGAAAACCAAAAGGGCAGGGGAGAGATGAAGCC
This Magnetococcales bacterium DNA region includes the following protein-coding sequences:
- a CDS encoding molybdopterin-dependent oxidoreductase; amino-acid sequence: MSIFTRLLYAAALTLFDPPQKSQTYPPMNSSDTPSAPSFNQHTTTCPLDCPGACALLVRVEEGRLLEVKGNPDHPFTQGAICGKVTRFREIQEGPRIATPLIRTGAKGSGQFRQAGWEEALDLVVKRLRVIIDQHGSEAIFPYHYGGTMGLVQGRAMERLTHAACFSRMNRNICYAIGWAGWRRGVGLAVGPAPQEMAESDLIILWGINATATHITLMHWVKKARKRGAKLVVVDPYRNRTAHLADLHIAPKPGSDGALAAAMMNVLLAEGLADLDYLQRKTDFNEELKAHLATRTPEWAAPLTGLSEKSIRAFAKLYGQARAPFIRLGLGMSRQKNGAVNTHAVSCLPAITGAWQRKGGGALFATGDAFSIKSEAVNQQSLMEKPTRVLDMSRLGQYLTDPTTAIKSLLVFNANPAGSCPDLTRVHKGLLREDLFTVVHELVMSDTARLADVVLPATSFLEHADLYKSYGQYTLQYAEPVLPPFEQARCNHDVVNALAKGLGLSERSPSFSLTDEETVGQVLADSQLPPADNWHGLSWLDCAPSWEERHFLNGFPQPDRRFHFFPGWPDQSMPPMPDHWPVNRRDLPEAKRYPLDFMTPPALDVLNTTFTSAPEATRRRGPPTLWIHPEDAASRGIGEGDPVAVFNDLARLSLTAHVTTDVSPGLCLAETNFKAEEFPEGISLNALSHSDPVAPDTGPAFHDNRVEVIKIEKAGES